From one Flavobacteriales bacterium genomic stretch:
- a CDS encoding 1,4-dihydroxy-2-naphthoyl-CoA synthase, with protein MQLQAAPPEWREAKVYTDITYRKCNGVARIAFNRPEVRNAFRPHTVSELLEAFHDAQEDTEIGVVLFSAEGPSPKDGVWSFCSGGDQRARGHQGYVDGAGTPRLNILEVQRLIRFMPKVVIAVVPGWCVGGGHSLHVVCDLSLASKEHAVFKQTDADVTSFDGGYGSAYLAKMVGQKRAREIFFLGRDINADRAYEMGMVNASVPHAELESTAWQWAQEILAKSPTAIKMLKFAFNLTDDGMVGQQVFAGEATRLAYMTDEAKEGRNAFLEKRKPQFGKGKWIP; from the coding sequence ATGCAGCTCCAGGCCGCTCCGCCCGAATGGCGCGAGGCGAAGGTCTACACCGATATCACCTACCGCAAGTGCAATGGCGTGGCACGCATCGCCTTCAACCGGCCCGAAGTGCGCAATGCCTTCCGTCCGCATACGGTGAGTGAGTTGCTCGAAGCATTCCATGACGCACAAGAGGACACCGAGATCGGTGTGGTGCTCTTCAGCGCCGAAGGACCGAGCCCGAAGGATGGCGTGTGGAGCTTCTGCAGCGGCGGCGATCAGCGCGCGCGCGGGCATCAAGGCTATGTGGACGGAGCCGGTACGCCGCGCCTGAACATCCTCGAGGTGCAACGATTGATCCGCTTCATGCCGAAGGTGGTGATCGCTGTCGTGCCCGGCTGGTGCGTGGGCGGCGGCCACAGTCTGCACGTGGTGTGCGACCTCAGCCTCGCCAGCAAGGAGCACGCGGTGTTCAAGCAGACCGATGCCGATGTGACGAGTTTCGACGGCGGCTACGGCAGCGCCTACCTCGCCAAGATGGTGGGACAGAAGCGCGCGAGAGAGATCTTCTTCCTCGGGCGGGACATCAACGCTGACCGCGCTTACGAGATGGGCATGGTGAACGCCAGCGTGCCGCACGCGGAATTGGAGAGCACCGCGTGGCAGTGGGCGCAGGAGATCCTCGCGAAATCGCCTACCGCGATCAAGATGCTCAAGTTCGCCTTCAACCTCACCGACGATGGCATGGTGGGCCAGCAGGTCTTCGCCGGTGAAGCCACGCGCCTCGCCTACATGACCGATGAGGCGAAGGAGGGCCGCAACGCATTCCTCGAGAAGCGCAAGCCGCAGTTCGGGAAGGGGAAGTGGATACCGTAG
- a CDS encoding type I restriction endonuclease subunit R has protein sequence MTEDQIEQFAIGRLRELGYAYQHGPGMAPDGEHPERASYEQVLLLERLRAAVRRINPRIPAAAQEEAVKQVARIASPELLVNNEVFHRMLTEGVKVDYQQDGNTRGDLVWLVDFANPANNDLLVVNQYTVVENGRNKRPDVLLFVNGLPLVLMELKNAADEKASIRSAYKQVETYKETIPGLFAYNCVVVISDGLEAKAGTVSSGFSRYMSWKTSDGKVEASPLIGQLETLIVGMLNKETLLDLVRHFIVFERSKKEDPKTGVNTITTVKKIAAYHQYYAVNRAVVSTLRATGYKAPPAAASGSISMVAESPESYGLPGVAKQATGDRKGGVVWHTQGSGKSLSMVFYTGKVVLALDNPTIVVITDRNDLDDQLFDTFAASVQLLRQEPVQAEDRDHLKELLKVASGGVVFTTIQKFQPEEGNVYDELSPRQNIVVIADEAHRTQYGFKARNVDVKDEAGEVVGSKIVYGFAKYLRDALPNATYLGFTGTPIESTDVNTPAVFGNYVDVYDIAQAVEDGATVRIYYESRLAKVNLSEEGTQLIKDLDDELGKEELTDTQKAKAKWTQLEALIGSENRIKNVARDIVTHFEQRQEVFEGKGMIVAMSRRIAAELYAEIVALRPDWHDNDLSKGTIKVVMTAASSDGPQMAKHHSTKDQRRALAERMKDPNDPLQLVIVRDMWLTGFDAPSMHTLYIDKPMKGHNLMQAIARVNRVFMDKPGGLVVDYLGIAADLKKALSFYSDAGGKGDPTIAQEQAVALMLEKLEVVANMYNGFPYEEYFQADTAKKLSMILAAEEHVLGLEDGKRRYINEVTALSKTFAIAIPHDQAMDVKDEVGFFQAVKARLVKFDGTGSGRTDEELETTIRQVIDHALVSEKVIDVYDAAGIKKPDISVLSEEFLLELKGMAHKNVAIEVLKKLLNDEIKARARTNIVQARSLMDMLEDSIKRYHNKILSAAEVIEELIKVSKEITAGDKQAADMGLTEYEYAFYTAVANNDSAKELMQQEKLRELAVDLTERVRQNASIDWTIKESVKAKLKVIVKRTLRHFGYPPDMQKLATELVLRQAEMLAEGWSA, from the coding sequence ATGACCGAAGACCAGATCGAACAGTTCGCCATTGGGCGCTTGCGCGAGCTGGGCTATGCCTACCAGCACGGCCCCGGCATGGCACCCGATGGCGAGCACCCCGAGCGCGCGAGTTACGAGCAGGTGCTGCTGCTGGAGCGCCTGCGCGCGGCCGTGCGGCGCATCAACCCGCGCATACCGGCGGCGGCGCAGGAGGAGGCGGTGAAACAGGTGGCGCGCATCGCCAGCCCGGAGCTGCTGGTGAACAACGAGGTCTTCCACCGCATGCTCACCGAGGGCGTGAAGGTGGACTACCAGCAGGACGGCAACACCCGCGGCGACCTGGTGTGGCTGGTGGACTTCGCCAACCCCGCCAACAACGACCTGCTGGTGGTGAACCAATACACCGTGGTGGAGAACGGCAGGAACAAGCGGCCCGATGTGCTGCTGTTCGTGAACGGCCTGCCGCTGGTGCTGATGGAGCTGAAGAACGCCGCCGATGAGAAGGCGAGCATCCGCAGCGCCTACAAGCAGGTGGAGACCTACAAGGAGACCATCCCCGGCCTGTTCGCCTACAACTGCGTGGTGGTGATCAGCGACGGCCTGGAGGCCAAGGCCGGCACGGTGAGCAGCGGCTTCAGCCGGTACATGAGCTGGAAGACCAGCGATGGCAAGGTGGAGGCTTCGCCCCTGATCGGTCAGCTGGAAACGCTGATCGTGGGCATGCTCAACAAGGAGACCCTGCTCGACCTGGTGCGGCACTTCATCGTGTTCGAGCGCAGCAAGAAGGAAGACCCGAAGACGGGTGTCAACACCATCACCACGGTGAAGAAGATCGCCGCCTACCACCAGTACTACGCAGTGAACCGGGCGGTGGTGAGCACCTTGCGGGCGACGGGATACAAGGCGCCGCCTGCGGCGGCAAGCGGCAGCATTTCGATGGTGGCGGAATCGCCCGAGAGCTACGGATTACCGGGCGTGGCCAAGCAAGCTACCGGCGACCGCAAAGGCGGTGTGGTGTGGCACACGCAAGGCAGCGGCAAGAGTCTGAGCATGGTGTTCTACACCGGCAAGGTGGTGCTGGCCCTGGACAACCCCACCATCGTGGTGATCACCGACCGCAACGACCTGGACGACCAGCTCTTCGACACCTTCGCGGCCAGTGTGCAACTGCTGCGGCAGGAACCCGTGCAGGCCGAGGACCGCGACCACCTGAAGGAACTGCTGAAGGTGGCCAGCGGCGGTGTGGTGTTCACCACCATCCAGAAGTTCCAGCCCGAAGAGGGCAACGTGTACGACGAGCTGAGCCCCCGCCAGAACATCGTGGTGATCGCCGACGAAGCGCACCGCACGCAATACGGCTTCAAGGCCCGCAACGTGGATGTGAAGGACGAGGCGGGCGAAGTGGTCGGTAGCAAGATCGTGTACGGCTTCGCCAAGTACTTGCGCGATGCGCTGCCCAACGCCACCTACCTGGGCTTCACCGGCACGCCCATCGAGAGCACCGATGTGAACACCCCAGCCGTGTTCGGCAACTACGTGGATGTGTACGACATCGCGCAGGCCGTGGAGGACGGCGCCACGGTGCGCATCTACTACGAGAGCCGCCTGGCCAAGGTGAACCTGAGCGAGGAAGGCACGCAACTGATCAAGGACCTGGACGATGAGCTGGGCAAGGAGGAGCTCACCGACACGCAGAAGGCCAAGGCCAAGTGGACCCAGCTGGAGGCCTTGATCGGCAGCGAGAACCGGATCAAGAACGTGGCGCGCGACATCGTGACCCACTTCGAGCAACGGCAAGAGGTCTTTGAAGGCAAGGGCATGATCGTGGCCATGAGCCGCCGCATCGCAGCGGAATTGTACGCGGAGATCGTCGCATTGCGCCCGGACTGGCACGACAACGACCTGAGCAAAGGCACCATCAAAGTGGTAATGACGGCGGCCTCATCGGACGGTCCGCAAATGGCCAAGCACCATAGTACCAAGGACCAGCGCCGCGCCCTGGCTGAGCGCATGAAAGACCCCAACGATCCCCTGCAGCTTGTGATCGTCCGCGACATGTGGCTCACCGGCTTCGATGCACCGAGCATGCACACGCTCTACATCGACAAGCCGATGAAGGGGCACAACCTGATGCAGGCCATCGCCCGCGTGAACCGCGTGTTCATGGACAAGCCCGGCGGCCTGGTGGTGGACTACCTCGGCATCGCCGCCGACCTGAAGAAGGCCCTCTCCTTCTATTCCGATGCCGGTGGCAAGGGCGACCCCACCATCGCGCAGGAACAGGCCGTGGCGCTGATGCTGGAGAAGCTGGAAGTGGTGGCTAATATGTACAACGGCTTCCCCTACGAGGAGTACTTCCAAGCGGACACCGCGAAGAAGCTCTCCATGATCCTTGCGGCCGAGGAACATGTGCTCGGTCTGGAGGACGGCAAGCGGCGTTACATCAACGAGGTCACAGCGCTCAGCAAGACCTTCGCCATCGCCATCCCGCACGACCAGGCGATGGACGTGAAGGACGAGGTCGGCTTCTTCCAGGCCGTAAAAGCCCGCCTCGTGAAGTTCGACGGCACCGGAAGCGGACGCACCGATGAGGAGTTGGAGACCACCATCCGGCAGGTCATCGACCATGCGCTGGTGAGCGAGAAGGTCATCGACGTCTACGATGCGGCAGGCATCAAGAAGCCGGACATCAGCGTGCTCAGCGAAGAGTTCCTGCTGGAGCTGAAAGGCATGGCGCACAAGAACGTGGCCATCGAAGTGCTCAAGAAGCTCCTGAACGACGAGATCAAGGCCCGCGCCCGCACCAACATCGTGCAGGCGCGTTCACTGATGGACATGCTGGAGGACAGCATCAAGCGCTACCACAACAAGATCCTCAGCGCCGCCGAGGTGATCGAAGAGCTGATCAAGGTGAGCAAGGAGATCACCGCCGGCGATAAGCAGGCCGCCGACATGGGCCTCACCGAATACGAGTACGCCTTCTACACGGCCGTGGCCAACAACGACAGCGCCAAGGAGCTGATGCAACAGGAGAAGCTCCGCGAGCTGGCCGTGGACCTCACCGAACGCGTCCGCCAGAACGCGAGCATCGACTGGACGATCAAGGAAAGCGTGAAGGCGAAGCTGAAGGTGATCGTGAAGCGGACGCTGCGGCATTTCGGCTACCCACCGGATATGCAGAAGCTGGCCACGGAACTGGTGCTGAGGCAGGCGGAGATGCTGGCGGAGGGGTGGAGCGCCTAA
- a CDS encoding Fic family protein — MELLTPKYLPAYRAQLDVALDHALAQLTEAVNGGSGDLMRLYESAVSSSQVEGSKVTLNVFRATMEATGNKPTTRDVQEVYDLVKAYDFARNNPLTLPNLLEAHRILSQLLVHGNDQGAWRSKGVKVGNADVTVYMAPHQTMVPGLMEQLMREVDTLNGRTLHTDEAFYYAALLHLVFVNIHPFIDGNGRNARLLEKWFLARHLGPIAWSIRSEKYVINHRDDYYEALARLGSHWGTLDYDQCIPFLLLLPRALRNK; from the coding sequence GTGGAACTGCTAACCCCGAAATACCTGCCTGCTTACCGCGCCCAATTGGATGTGGCGCTGGACCATGCTCTGGCCCAGTTGACAGAAGCTGTGAATGGCGGTTCAGGCGACCTGATGCGCCTATACGAAAGCGCTGTTTCCAGCAGCCAGGTGGAGGGCAGCAAGGTGACCTTGAATGTGTTCCGGGCCACCATGGAGGCTACCGGGAACAAGCCCACCACGCGCGATGTGCAGGAGGTGTACGACCTGGTGAAGGCCTACGACTTCGCCCGGAACAACCCGCTCACCCTGCCCAACCTGCTGGAGGCGCACCGCATCCTGAGCCAGCTATTGGTACACGGCAACGACCAAGGCGCGTGGCGCAGCAAAGGCGTGAAGGTGGGCAACGCGGATGTGACGGTGTACATGGCGCCGCACCAGACCATGGTGCCCGGCCTGATGGAGCAATTGATGCGAGAGGTGGACACGCTCAACGGCCGCACGCTCCATACCGACGAAGCCTTCTACTACGCGGCGTTGCTGCACCTGGTCTTCGTGAACATCCATCCCTTCATAGACGGCAACGGCCGCAATGCCCGTCTGCTGGAGAAGTGGTTCCTCGCCAGGCACCTCGGCCCCATCGCGTGGAGCATCCGCAGTGAGAAGTACGTGATCAACCACCGCGACGATTACTACGAGGCCCTTGCGCGGCTCGGAAGCCATTGGGGAACATTGGACTACGACCAGTGCATCCCCTTCCTCTTGTTGCTCCCCCGAGCACTGCGCAACAAATAG
- a CDS encoding restriction endonuclease subunit S, which produces MDEIAEVIDCEHKTAPRVEQSAFYSVRTPDILNGRIDYANCYRVDEPTYELWTRRGKPEAGDIILAREAPVGEVGLIQPGYNVCLGQRTVLIKVNREVADSSYLTFHLCAPPIKTELKEQSGGSVVSHLNMKDIRAFRLSLPDLPEQRAIASVLSSLDAKIDLLHRQNKTLEAMAETLFRQWFVEEAEEGLTQRPLSSVANYLNGVACQKYPAKDPVNRLPVLKIKDLRDGLSESSDWATTDIDPKYYVEAGDVIFSWSASLIVKLWDGPKAILNQHLFKVTSDEFPKWFYFMWTKHYVDEFVSIAESHATTFGHIKRGDLDEAMVLVPSPDRLIEMTLVMEPLFDKHMTNSAQIKSLTALRDTLLPKLMSGEVRVESVTDSKAWPLG; this is translated from the coding sequence TTGGATGAGATCGCAGAGGTGATAGACTGCGAGCATAAGACTGCACCTCGCGTTGAGCAGAGTGCATTCTACTCTGTCCGTACGCCTGACATCTTGAACGGCAGGATCGACTATGCCAACTGCTACCGTGTAGATGAACCCACCTACGAGCTCTGGACAAGGAGGGGAAAACCCGAGGCGGGTGATATCATTCTCGCAAGGGAAGCGCCTGTTGGCGAAGTTGGTTTGATACAGCCCGGATACAATGTGTGTCTTGGCCAACGCACTGTGCTGATCAAAGTGAATCGGGAGGTGGCTGATAGCAGCTATTTGACCTTTCATCTCTGTGCTCCTCCGATCAAAACAGAGCTGAAGGAACAATCAGGTGGAAGCGTGGTCTCTCACTTGAACATGAAGGACATTCGAGCCTTCCGGTTGAGTTTGCCAGACCTACCCGAGCAACGCGCCATCGCCTCGGTGCTCAGCAGCTTGGATGCCAAGATCGATCTGCTGCACCGGCAGAACAAGACCTTGGAGGCCATGGCCGAAACGCTGTTCAGGCAGTGGTTCGTGGAGGAGGCGGAGGAGGGTCTGACGCAACGGCCCTTGAGTTCCGTTGCGAACTACCTGAATGGAGTTGCCTGTCAGAAGTATCCTGCCAAGGACCCCGTGAATCGCTTGCCTGTTCTGAAGATCAAAGACCTCCGTGACGGTCTCTCGGAATCATCAGATTGGGCGACAACCGATATTGACCCCAAGTACTACGTGGAAGCAGGGGATGTGATCTTCTCTTGGTCCGCATCGCTGATCGTCAAGCTATGGGATGGCCCCAAGGCCATCTTGAACCAGCATCTGTTCAAGGTCACCTCGGATGAGTTCCCCAAGTGGTTCTACTTCATGTGGACCAAGCACTACGTGGATGAGTTCGTGAGTATCGCCGAAAGCCATGCAACTACGTTCGGCCACATCAAACGCGGCGATCTGGACGAGGCGATGGTGTTGGTACCAAGCCCCGATCGCTTGATTGAAATGACCTTGGTGATGGAGCCGCTGTTCGACAAGCACATGACCAACAGCGCGCAGATCAAATCACTCACCGCCCTCCGCGACACGCTGCTGCCGAAGCTGATGAGCGGGGAGGTGAGGGTGGAGAGCGTTACAGATTCAAAGGCATGGCCTCTCGGATGA
- a CDS encoding SAM-dependent DNA methyltransferase, which yields MPIPVKPYTRAPKAKGLQALGPNGQEAPEPNSRKKAVEASEPIEKQLWKTADKLRKNIDAAEYKHIVLGLVFLKYISDAFVELYDKLKAEESAGADPEDKDEYKAENVFFVPPGARWSFLQSHAKQPTIGKTVDEAMDAIERENDSLKGVLPKVYARQNLDPTSLGGLIDLIGNIALGDAKSRSADVLGHVFEYFLGEFALAEGKKGGQFYTPRSVVELLVKMLEPYKGRVFDPCCGSGGMFVQSEKFVTEHQGKVNDISIYGQESNQTTWRLAKMNLAIRGLDSSQVKWNSEGSFLNDAHKDLKADYIIANPPFNVSDWSGDLLRTDGRWQYGVPPEGNANFGWMQHFIYHLSPSGQAGVVLSKGALTSKSSGEGEIRKAMVEAGLIDCIVNLPAKLFLNTGIPACLWFLSRNRANGKFRSRTSEILFIDARHMGHLVNRRTREFSEADINTIADTYHNWRNPKGTYADVPGFCCAAPLSRVKELDYVLTPGRYVGLADEEDDFVFAERFATLQAEFAAQLKEESELNSAILKNLKSVKVDG from the coding sequence ATGCCAATACCCGTGAAACCCTATACCCGTGCGCCAAAGGCCAAGGGTCTTCAGGCACTTGGGCCCAATGGCCAAGAGGCCCCTGAGCCCAATAGCCGCAAGAAAGCCGTCGAGGCCTCCGAACCCATCGAAAAGCAGCTCTGGAAAACGGCCGACAAGCTCCGCAAGAACATCGACGCTGCCGAGTACAAGCACATCGTGCTCGGCCTCGTCTTCCTCAAGTACATCAGCGATGCCTTCGTGGAGCTGTACGACAAGCTGAAGGCCGAAGAGAGCGCCGGTGCCGACCCCGAGGACAAGGACGAGTACAAGGCCGAGAACGTCTTCTTCGTGCCGCCCGGCGCGCGGTGGAGCTTCCTGCAAAGCCACGCCAAGCAGCCCACCATCGGCAAGACGGTGGATGAGGCCATGGACGCCATCGAGCGGGAGAACGACTCGCTGAAGGGCGTGCTGCCCAAGGTATACGCCCGGCAGAACCTGGACCCCACCAGCCTCGGCGGCCTCATCGACCTCATCGGCAACATCGCCCTGGGCGATGCCAAGAGCCGCAGCGCCGATGTGCTGGGCCATGTGTTCGAGTACTTCCTGGGCGAGTTCGCATTGGCCGAGGGCAAGAAGGGCGGCCAGTTCTACACCCCGCGCAGTGTGGTGGAACTGCTGGTGAAGATGCTGGAGCCGTACAAGGGCCGTGTGTTCGACCCCTGCTGCGGCAGCGGCGGCATGTTCGTGCAGAGCGAGAAGTTCGTCACCGAGCACCAAGGCAAGGTCAACGACATCAGCATCTACGGGCAGGAGAGCAACCAGACCACCTGGCGGCTGGCCAAAATGAACCTCGCCATCCGCGGGCTGGACAGTTCGCAGGTGAAGTGGAACAGCGAGGGCTCCTTCCTCAACGATGCCCACAAGGACCTGAAGGCCGATTACATCATCGCCAACCCGCCCTTCAACGTGAGCGACTGGAGCGGCGATCTGCTGCGCACCGATGGACGCTGGCAATACGGCGTGCCGCCCGAAGGCAACGCCAACTTCGGGTGGATGCAGCACTTCATCTACCACCTCAGCCCAAGCGGGCAGGCAGGCGTAGTGCTCAGCAAGGGTGCCCTCACCAGCAAGAGCAGCGGCGAAGGCGAGATCCGCAAGGCCATGGTGGAGGCGGGCCTCATCGATTGCATCGTGAACCTGCCCGCCAAGCTCTTCCTCAACACTGGGATTCCAGCATGCCTTTGGTTCTTAAGTAGGAACAGGGCCAACGGCAAGTTCCGCAGCAGGACCAGCGAGATCCTCTTCATCGATGCACGGCACATGGGGCACCTGGTGAACCGCCGCACGCGCGAGTTCAGCGAGGCCGACATCAACACCATTGCGGACACCTACCACAACTGGCGGAACCCCAAGGGCACCTATGCCGATGTGCCGGGCTTCTGCTGCGCCGCCCCACTGAGCCGCGTGAAGGAGTTGGACTACGTGCTCACCCCCGGCCGCTACGTGGGCCTGGCGGATGAGGAGGACGACTTCGTGTTCGCTGAGCGCTTTGCCACGCTGCAAGCCGAGTTCGCGGCGCAGCTGAAGGAAGAGTCCGAGCTGAACAGCGCCATCCTGAAGAACCTGAAAAGCGTGAAGGTCGATGGGTGA
- a CDS encoding response regulator transcription factor translates to MPGSEALHVALADDHDLMRAGIADLLHGSERCRVTVDARNGHELVQALVAGAEVALAIVDLAIPVIDSYAVANDAFMW, encoded by the coding sequence ATGCCTGGATCCGAAGCCTTGCACGTGGCCCTTGCCGACGACCACGACCTGATGCGCGCGGGCATCGCTGACCTCTTGCACGGCAGTGAGCGCTGCCGCGTAACGGTGGATGCCCGAAATGGCCATGAGCTGGTGCAGGCCTTGGTGGCCGGCGCGGAGGTGGCGCTGGCCATCGTGGATTTGGCCATTCCGGTGATAGACAGCTACGCGGTGGCGAATGATGCGTTCATGTGGTGA